From the genome of Eucalyptus grandis isolate ANBG69807.140 chromosome 2, ASM1654582v1, whole genome shotgun sequence, one region includes:
- the LOC120290678 gene encoding disease resistance protein At4g27190-like encodes MAAFVTSVASKLVSNLGEYLIAPIGRQFMYVLCYERYVNDLKNGVKELEVAKERVQHSVDEAMYDRKLIESDVKNWLKNVESKAKEAENLLKHEETANTACFNGWLPNPVVRHPLGRKVKKTTQLIQGLHNESTKNIFQKVYYENTPTGIVTSTTSAARSVDKKEDVLESRASITEHVMKAITDDKICVVGVYGPGGVGKSKLLEDVERRVREEKIFDVVTMANVSRNPDLKTIQGEIADALGLKLMNVETARGRANRLRERLECDREKKILIILDNLWRKLELKDVGIPCGDDNKVRGCKLLLSSRYRDILCIDMCSDPVFLLGELKHEEARRLFERIVGDKVNDPDFKPLVDGVVKNCGGLPLLIVSLAKRLKHGHLAAWSNALTKIEGSDVKSVVELSYNDLENERIRSLFLVCALYNGRCFMKDTLVYSMGLGLFEKFSKTIEEARNRLTTDLFSLQGCSLLLDSDVTKKLKMHDIFVDVAISVHDKFIDTEWNALFGTKDRGFKEWPKDELRRCTAISFQYVGIDELPEKLNCPNLRMLLLFENPSLKIPGSFFESMEKLQVLDLARLSFTSLPSSIEFLGNLKSLSLDLCILEDVTILGKLTGLQFLSFFGSTIARLPKEIGELTELRFLDLRECTRLNVIEPGVLGSLFNLEELDMEDSFHRWEAEDEAPRSNASLAELKNMKN; translated from the coding sequence ATGGCCGCATTTGTTACTTCTGTTGCATCAAAGCTTGTGTCGAATCTCGGTGAGTACCTGATTGCTCCCATTGGACGTCAATTTATGTACGTGTTGTGCTACGAGAGATATGTCAACGATCTCAAAAATGGAGTCAAGGAGCTAGAGGTTGCAAAGGAAAGGGTGCAGCACTCCGTTGATGAAGCCATGTATGACAGAAAACTTATAGAATCTGATGTTAAGAATTGGCTAAAGAATGTGGAGAGTAAGGCTAAGGAAGCAGAAAACTTGTTAAAACATGAGGAAACTGCAAACACTGCTTGCTTCAACGGGTGGCTTCCCAACCCTGTGGTGCGCCATCCACTTGGCAGGAAGGTGAAGAAGACGACTCAACTCATTCAAGGACTCCATAATGAAAGCACAAAAAACATCTTCCAGAAGGTCTACTATGAGAATACTCCAACAGGAATTGTCACTTCTACCACTTCCGCTGCAAGATCTGTTGACAAGAAAGAAGATGTCCTGGAGTCGAGGGCTTCAATCACAGAGCATGTAATGAAGGCTATAACTGATGACAAGATCTGTGTGGTTGGGGTGTACGGACCAGGTGGGGTTGGCAAGTCCAAGCTTTTGGAGGACGTTGAAAGgcgagttagggaagagaagatATTTGATGTGGTCACAATGGCAAATGTATCACGCAATCCAGATTTAAAAACAATCCAGGGAGAAATTGCTGACGCACTAGGCCTAAAGCTAATGAATGTGGAAACTGCTCGTGGGAGAGCCAATCGTTTGCGTGAGAGGTTAGAGTGCGatcgtgaaaaaaaaattctcataattttagataatttgtgGAGGAAGCTAGAGTTGAAAGATGTTGGAATCCCTTGCGGTGACGATAATAAAGTAAGAGGTTGCAAGTTATTATTATCATCTAGATATCGAGATATTTTGTGCATTGACATGTGCTCTGACCCAGTATTCCTACTTGGTGAGTTAAAGCATGAAGAAGCACGGAGACTTTTTGAAAGGATAGTGGGGGACAAGGTGAACGATCCTGACTTTAAGCCCTTGGTAGATGGAGTGGTTAagaattgtggaggcttgccACTTCTGATTGTTTCGTTAGCAAAAAGGTTGAAACACGGACATCTGGCTGCATGGAGCAATGCTTTGACCAAAATAGAAGGGTCGGATGTAAAATCAGTAGTGGAACTAAGTTACAATGACTTAGAAAATGAGAGGATCAGATCATTATTCTTGGTTTGTGCTCTATATAATGGGAGATGTTTCATGAAGGATACCCTAGTCTACTCCATGGGTTTAggtttatttgaaaaattcagCAAGACCATCGAAGAAGCTAGAAATAGGTTGACTACAGATCTATTTAGCCTCCAGGGTTGCTCTTTGCTATTAGATAGTGACGTCACGAAAAAGCTCAAAATGCATGACATATTTGTTGACGTGGCTATCTCTGTGCATGACAAGTTTATTGACACAGAATGGAACGCCTTGTTTGGGACGAAGGATCGTGGGTTTAAAGAATGGCCAAAGGATGAGCTCAGAAGATGCACTGCGATATCTTTCCAATATGTTGGCATTGATGAGCTTCCTGAAAAATTGAACTGTCCAAACTTGAGGATGCTTCTGTTATTCGAAAACCCGTCTCTCAAAATTCCTGGGTCATTTTTTGAATCTATGGAGAAGCTCCAAGTCTTGGACTTGGCTCGCTTATCTTTCACCTCGCTACCTTCGTCGATTGAGTTCCTCGGAAACCTCAAGTCGCTATCTCTCGATCTCTGCATTTTGGAGGATGTGACTATTCTTGGAAAGCTGACAGGTTTGCAGTTCCTAAGCTTCTTCGGATCTACCATCGCTCGGCTGCCCAAAGAAATAGGTGAACTAACAGAATTAAGATTTTTGGACTTGAGAGAGTGCACCAGGCTCAACGTTATTGAACCTGGCGTACTTGGAAGCTTGTTTAATTTAGAAGAACTGGATATGGAAGACAGTTTTCATCGGTGGGAGGCCGAGGATGAAGCACCGCGAAGTAACGCCAGCCTAGCTGAGTTGAAGAACATGAAAAATTGA